A region of Paraburkholderia sp. BL23I1N1 DNA encodes the following proteins:
- a CDS encoding OmpA family protein: MLSKHTRIASLLAGLFISALAHADNDGPARVTPVDNSGIAIHTIILPASASAQPGNAGPAVNTAGLASGTTGAGTGAISASPRPANAMPGQVVVGGKVPDEATKAAVLARLRDTYGAANVVDQIEVADVATPPNWSANVQKLIGPQLKQISKGQLKIDGTQIDVKGEVHNESQRQQLASDMANALNPTYTIRNGLRVSASEQGLLDQTLANRTIEFETGSATLTPQGRAILDQMAAVLSKMQTKTVAIIGHTDNSGNRTSNIALSQARADAVKGYLVAKGIPPEQMTTTGVGPDQPIASNDTNDGRARNRRIEFRAGS, translated from the coding sequence ATGTTGAGCAAACACACGCGCATTGCCTCGCTGCTGGCAGGCCTTTTCATCAGCGCCCTCGCCCATGCCGACAACGACGGCCCGGCACGCGTCACACCCGTCGACAACAGCGGCATTGCGATTCACACGATCATTCTGCCCGCGTCTGCGTCGGCACAGCCGGGCAATGCCGGGCCCGCGGTCAATACGGCCGGGCTGGCCAGCGGCACCACGGGTGCCGGCACCGGCGCGATCAGCGCCTCGCCGCGGCCCGCCAACGCAATGCCAGGCCAGGTCGTGGTAGGGGGAAAAGTGCCGGATGAAGCGACCAAGGCGGCGGTGCTCGCCCGTCTGCGCGACACTTACGGCGCGGCCAACGTGGTCGATCAGATCGAAGTCGCCGATGTCGCGACGCCGCCGAACTGGTCCGCCAACGTGCAAAAGCTGATCGGCCCGCAGTTGAAGCAGATCAGCAAAGGCCAGTTGAAAATCGACGGCACGCAGATCGACGTGAAAGGCGAAGTGCATAACGAATCGCAGCGCCAGCAGCTCGCGAGCGACATGGCGAATGCGCTGAATCCGACCTACACGATCAGAAACGGCCTGCGTGTGAGCGCATCGGAGCAGGGGCTGCTCGATCAGACCTTGGCGAATCGCACGATCGAGTTCGAGACGGGCAGCGCGACGCTCACGCCGCAAGGCCGAGCGATTCTCGATCAGATGGCCGCCGTCCTCTCGAAGATGCAGACGAAGACGGTGGCGATCATCGGTCATACCGACAACTCGGGTAATCGCACCTCGAATATCGCCCTGAGCCAGGCGCGGGCGGACGCGGTGAAGGGCTATCTGGTCGCCAAGGGCATCCCGCCTGAACAGATGACGACCACAGGGGTCGGCCCGGATCAGCCGATTGCCTCCAACGATACAAACGACGGGCGCGCGCGCAACCGGCGCATCGAGTTTCGTGCGGGGTCCTGA
- the tssG gene encoding type VI secretion system baseplate subunit TssG codes for MQTAKRRIDPGVVERLLDEPHRFEFFQAVRILEKWFAQQAPSSNGRPGEIVAQRIAFRNSLSMSFPPSEIHSAQSYDEAGAALKEKPQRTTALEAGSLHKVDITPAFFGLLGGQGALPLHYTEQIIAREQIKRDRAAREFFDVFSNRATALFYAAWKKYRLPFHYELDRDERYLPLLLALAGVADDDTRNSLQNGDGALFDEAIAGYALAARHRPVSAAYLQRTLSEYFKVKVRVEQFVGKWYDVPSDQLTVLGGVNATLGATALAGERVWQRDMRARLAIGPLDKADYEAFLPGADRAVALERMLTLLAGVTLEYEVSLVLRRAEVGPSMLSGGARLGWDAFLCTREADRDRADARYELHVIH; via the coding sequence ATGCAAACCGCGAAGCGGCGAATCGATCCTGGCGTAGTCGAGCGGCTTCTCGACGAACCGCATCGCTTCGAATTCTTTCAGGCGGTGCGGATTCTCGAGAAGTGGTTCGCCCAACAAGCGCCATCGAGTAACGGACGGCCCGGCGAGATCGTCGCGCAGCGAATTGCCTTTCGCAATTCGCTGTCGATGTCGTTTCCCCCTAGCGAGATTCACAGCGCGCAGTCTTACGACGAGGCAGGCGCGGCGCTGAAAGAGAAGCCGCAACGCACCACGGCGCTCGAAGCAGGTTCGCTCCACAAGGTGGATATCACGCCGGCGTTTTTCGGTTTGCTCGGCGGGCAGGGCGCCTTGCCGCTGCACTACACCGAGCAGATCATCGCGCGTGAGCAGATCAAGCGCGACCGGGCCGCGCGTGAATTCTTCGACGTGTTTTCGAATCGCGCGACCGCACTGTTTTACGCGGCGTGGAAGAAGTACCGGCTGCCGTTTCACTACGAACTGGATCGCGACGAACGCTATCTGCCGCTATTGCTGGCGCTCGCAGGCGTCGCCGACGACGACACCCGCAACAGTCTGCAAAACGGCGACGGCGCGCTATTCGACGAAGCGATCGCCGGTTACGCATTGGCCGCACGGCACCGGCCGGTTTCCGCGGCTTATTTGCAACGCACCCTGTCCGAGTACTTCAAGGTCAAGGTGCGCGTCGAGCAGTTCGTCGGCAAATGGTACGACGTGCCGAGCGATCAATTGACCGTGCTCGGCGGCGTCAACGCGACGCTCGGCGCGACGGCGCTGGCGGGCGAGCGGGTCTGGCAGCGCGACATGCGCGCGCGGCTCGCGATCGGCCCGCTCGACAAAGCCGACTACGAAGCGTTTTTACCCGGCGCCGACCGGGCTGTAGCGCTCGAGCGCATGCTGACGCTGCTCGCCGGCGTGACGCTCGAATACGAGGTCTCGCTGGTGCTGCGCCGCGCGGAAGTGGGCCCAAGCATGTTGAGCGGGGGCGCGCGCCTCGGCTGGGACGCTTTTCTGTGCACTAGAGAGGCCGACCGTGACCGCGCGGATGCCCGCTACGAATTGCACGTGATTCACTGA
- the tagF gene encoding type VI secretion system-associated protein TagF: MTQTVQAQIAYFGKIPSRGDFVKSAHNPQLLATLDRWIAEAMELLTEDPRWKIVYENAKPMHFAFLGSRSKLAIAGHMVASQDQSSRRFPFLAATALEVEKPLTFLAHSPLAFARLWSRIASQMKPLLGVGEPAGALQALGETQVPIEIGGGPGNPHDGTFNDFVEHQTLSGLEQMLLASGHPVRLRGAMLALGSLLRPVMQSGSSHLERGLTLPLPNDPFYRSLVAAFWLELIAPFVSQADFELAIFIGTIAERERLIIGFNGASAKTLHSVVDPQAYAAHNIDIDDPEWIDEHAQNDHGISKLVSYLDQPQLSLRVSIDTFREAFTGA; this comes from the coding sequence ATGACGCAAACCGTGCAGGCGCAAATCGCCTATTTCGGCAAGATTCCGTCGCGCGGCGACTTCGTCAAAAGCGCGCATAACCCGCAGCTGCTGGCCACGCTCGATCGCTGGATCGCCGAGGCCATGGAGTTGCTCACCGAGGATCCGCGCTGGAAGATCGTCTACGAAAACGCCAAGCCGATGCACTTCGCGTTCCTCGGTTCGCGCAGCAAGCTGGCGATCGCCGGGCATATGGTGGCGAGCCAGGATCAATCGTCGCGCCGCTTTCCGTTTCTTGCCGCGACCGCGCTGGAAGTTGAAAAACCGCTGACGTTTCTGGCGCACAGTCCGCTGGCCTTTGCACGCCTGTGGTCGCGCATCGCCTCGCAGATGAAGCCCTTACTCGGCGTGGGCGAGCCGGCTGGCGCGCTACAGGCACTCGGCGAAACGCAAGTGCCGATCGAAATCGGCGGCGGCCCGGGCAATCCGCATGACGGCACCTTCAACGATTTCGTCGAGCACCAGACGCTCTCCGGCCTCGAACAGATGTTGCTGGCAAGCGGTCATCCGGTGCGCCTGCGCGGCGCGATGCTGGCGCTCGGTTCGCTGCTGCGTCCGGTGATGCAAAGCGGTTCGTCGCATCTCGAACGCGGGCTGACCCTGCCGCTGCCGAACGATCCGTTCTATCGCTCGCTCGTCGCCGCGTTCTGGCTCGAACTGATCGCGCCGTTCGTTTCTCAGGCCGATTTCGAACTGGCGATTTTTATCGGCACGATTGCCGAGCGCGAGCGGCTCATCATCGGCTTTAACGGCGCCTCGGCCAAAACGCTGCATAGCGTGGTCGATCCGCAAGCGTACGCGGCACATAACATCGATATCGACGATCCCGAGTGGATCGACGAACACGCACAAAACGATCATGGCATCAGCAAGCTCGTCAGCTACCTCGACCAACCGCAACTGTCGTTGCGTGTCAGCATCGACACGTTCCGCGAAGCATTCACGGGAGCGTGA
- the tssE gene encoding type VI secretion system baseplate subunit TssE, translating into MKRFEPSFLDKLFDDEPHLPASPAMRQLSLDELKATVARDVEAILNTRIALTEHELAALPECQRSVLTYGLNDFAGLSLASHYDRTFICKSIQQAIARHEPRLQQVAVTLELNEQSTNALNFAIQALLVVHPAEEPVSFDAMLQPSTLQYSVTRARAKL; encoded by the coding sequence ATGAAACGCTTCGAACCTAGCTTTCTCGACAAGCTGTTCGACGACGAACCGCATCTGCCGGCTTCTCCGGCGATGCGGCAATTGTCGTTGGACGAGTTGAAGGCCACTGTGGCACGCGACGTCGAGGCGATCCTGAACACCCGGATCGCCCTGACCGAGCACGAACTCGCGGCGCTGCCGGAATGTCAGCGCTCGGTGCTCACGTACGGCCTGAACGATTTCGCGGGCCTGAGCCTTGCGAGCCACTACGACCGTACGTTTATCTGCAAATCGATTCAGCAGGCAATCGCACGGCATGAGCCGCGCCTGCAGCAAGTGGCGGTTACGCTCGAATTGAACGAACAATCCACCAACGCGCTGAACTTTGCGATTCAGGCGTTGCTGGTCGTGCACCCGGCGGAAGAACCGGTGAGTTTCGATGCGATGCTGCAGCCTTCCACGCTGCAATACTCGGTGACGCGCGCACGCGCGAAGCTTTAG
- the tssF gene encoding type VI secretion system baseplate subunit TssF yields the protein MEELLPYYERELSFLRRYSRDFAERYPKIAARLAMSGEHCEDPHVERMIESFALLGARINKKLDDDYPEFTEALLEVLYPHYLRPFPSCSIAQLGTSAALSHLTEPVLVDRGTELKSRPIRGVQCRFRTAYDVTLAPIRISEAKYTSVAMAPSATVLPGNATAIVSITFESTAAQLDLSALKVGTLRTHLHGEQSFIAALADCLFVNALATYVEADRRGVWKQLRESPVVQAGFDEDDALIDYPAKSHPAYRLLTEYFAFPEKFNFADFDLAAMTRASGRCQRLTLHVVLKEVRSDSHVARLLDSLSAHHFRLFCTPVVNLFEQHGEPIRISHQAISYPVIAEARRAFAYEVYSIDSVKLVRQQAHEESVIEFRPFYSLHHGEAARAGHYWFARRNDWVAQKSPGYETEISIVDIDFEPAAPQTDTLSLDLTCTNRDLPAGLAVGLEGGDLFLEGGSLTGSIAMLRRPTPSVRFERGRASHWRLISHLALNHVSLANSGLSALKEMLVLYDLRRTAVSARHIDGLVGIEQRAAVQWLPGKPFATFVRGIEIRLTIDEEHFVGTSLASFVRVIDTFFGLYVHLNSFVQLVVVSKRTGEEILRCKPRSGESILA from the coding sequence ATGGAAGAATTGCTGCCGTATTACGAGCGCGAATTATCATTTTTGCGGCGCTATTCGCGCGATTTCGCCGAACGCTATCCGAAGATCGCGGCGCGTCTCGCGATGTCAGGCGAGCACTGCGAAGATCCGCATGTCGAGCGGATGATCGAATCGTTCGCGCTGTTGGGCGCGCGCATCAACAAGAAGCTCGACGACGATTACCCCGAATTCACCGAAGCGCTGCTGGAAGTGCTTTATCCGCACTATCTGCGGCCGTTCCCGTCCTGTTCGATCGCGCAGCTGGGCACCTCGGCTGCGCTCAGTCACCTAACCGAGCCGGTTCTGGTCGATCGCGGTACTGAACTCAAGTCGCGCCCGATTCGCGGCGTGCAATGCCGATTCCGAACCGCCTACGACGTGACACTGGCGCCCATCCGCATCTCGGAGGCGAAGTACACGTCGGTCGCCATGGCGCCGAGCGCGACCGTCCTGCCGGGCAACGCCACGGCGATCGTGTCGATCACGTTCGAATCGACGGCCGCGCAGCTCGATCTCTCCGCACTGAAAGTCGGTACCTTGCGCACGCATCTGCACGGCGAGCAATCGTTTATCGCGGCGCTGGCGGATTGCCTGTTCGTCAATGCATTGGCAACTTATGTCGAAGCCGACCGCCGCGGCGTGTGGAAGCAACTTCGTGAATCGCCGGTCGTACAAGCCGGTTTCGACGAAGACGACGCACTAATCGACTATCCGGCGAAATCGCATCCAGCGTACCGGTTGCTGACCGAATACTTCGCGTTCCCTGAAAAATTCAATTTCGCCGATTTCGATCTGGCGGCAATGACGCGCGCGAGCGGCCGCTGCCAGCGTCTGACGCTGCATGTCGTACTCAAGGAAGTGCGCAGCGATTCGCACGTCGCGCGTCTGCTGGATTCATTGTCCGCGCATCACTTCCGCTTGTTCTGCACGCCGGTCGTGAATCTGTTCGAACAGCACGGCGAGCCGATCCGCATCAGTCATCAGGCGATTTCGTATCCGGTGATCGCCGAGGCGCGCCGCGCGTTCGCGTACGAGGTCTATTCGATCGACTCGGTGAAACTCGTCCGGCAGCAAGCACATGAAGAATCGGTGATCGAGTTCCGGCCGTTCTATTCGCTGCATCACGGCGAAGCGGCGCGTGCGGGGCACTACTGGTTCGCACGGCGTAACGATTGGGTTGCGCAGAAAAGCCCGGGTTACGAGACCGAAATCTCGATTGTCGATATCGACTTCGAACCAGCCGCACCGCAAACCGATACGCTGAGTCTCGATCTGACCTGTACCAATCGCGACCTGCCAGCCGGTCTCGCGGTGGGGCTCGAAGGCGGCGATCTGTTTCTGGAAGGCGGCTCGCTGACCGGCAGCATCGCGATGCTGCGCAGGCCTACGCCCAGTGTGCGGTTCGAGCGCGGCCGCGCTTCGCACTGGCGGCTGATTTCGCATCTGGCGTTGAATCATGTGTCGCTCGCCAATAGCGGGCTGTCGGCGCTCAAGGAAATGCTGGTGCTTTACGATTTGCGGCGCACGGCGGTGTCGGCGCGGCATATCGACGGGCTGGTCGGCATCGAGCAGCGCGCAGCGGTGCAATGGCTGCCGGGCAAGCCGTTCGCGACCTTCGTGCGCGGCATCGAGATTCGTTTGACGATCGACGAAGAACATTTCGTCGGCACGAGTCTCGCGTCGTTCGTGCGGGTGATCGATACGTTTTTTGGGCTGTACGTGCATCTGAACAGCTTTGTGCAACTGGTTGTCGTGTCGAAGCGCACCGGCGAGGAGATTCTGCGATGCAAACCGCGAAGCGGCGAATCGATCCTGGCGTAG
- the tssH gene encoding type VI secretion system ATPase TssH: MSTSLNTLIAKLNPTCRQAALLAANNCLARGHYEVDLEHLLLALLDEPASDVTLALRASRVDAHALRADIERELQRLKTGNTRTPVFSKHLIDLLEQAWLIASLDSQIGRIRSGHLLLALLTAPDLAQFAERMSPLLRDVRVTDLKHKFDDMTAGSREVERSHAAENSAESVSDEVVAGSAPGAPSKTPALDTYTSNLTQRAREGKIDPVIGREGEIRQTIDILMRRRQNNPIMTGEAGVGKTAVVEGLALRIAADDVPAPLKGVALHVLDMGLLQAGASVKGEFENRLKNVIDEVKKSPHPIILFIDEAHTIIGAGGQAGQNDAANLLKPALARGELRTIAATTWSEYKKYFEKDAALARRFQVVKIEEPSETLAAAMLRGMAALMEKHFNVRVLDDAITEAVRLSHRYISGRQLPDKAISVLDTACAKVALAHSSTPAAIDDTKKRLERIDAEIATLEREVASGALHDERLAELRSLREEDVKDLAEDEARYDKERALVTEIIGLRAEIDAARVSSADAAQADKAQQARETLATRVAELHALQGGQPMVPLQVDGHVVAEIVASWTGIPLGRMIKDEIQTVLNLQPLLAARVIGQDHALDAIAQRVRTASASLEDPNKPRGVFMFVGPSGVGKTETALALADVLYGGERKMVTINMSEYQEAHSVSGLKGSPPGYVGYGEGGVLTEAVRRNPYSVVLLDEVEKAHPDVLEMFFQVFDKGTMDDAEGREIDFRNTLIILTSNVGSQAVMQACLNKSAEELPDADELAETLRPQLYKAFKPAFLGRMKLVPYYPISDDVLAEIIDLKLERIRRRIESNHKAVFEWDDSLVDAVLARCTEVDSGARNVDHILNGTLLPEVAQQVLERMANGAAIERIAVRASEAGEFEYTVV, translated from the coding sequence ATGAGCACGTCCCTCAATACCCTGATCGCCAAACTGAATCCGACCTGCCGGCAGGCGGCTTTGCTCGCGGCGAACAACTGTCTCGCGCGTGGTCACTACGAGGTCGACCTCGAGCATCTGTTGCTGGCACTGCTGGATGAACCGGCGAGCGATGTCACACTGGCGCTGCGTGCGAGCAGGGTCGACGCACATGCGTTGCGCGCGGATATCGAGCGCGAATTGCAGCGGTTGAAAACAGGCAATACGCGCACGCCGGTGTTTTCGAAGCATCTGATCGATTTGCTCGAACAGGCGTGGTTGATCGCGTCGCTCGATTCGCAGATCGGACGGATTCGTTCGGGGCACTTGCTGCTCGCATTGTTGACGGCGCCTGACCTCGCGCAGTTCGCCGAGCGTATGTCGCCGCTGCTGCGCGACGTGCGGGTGACGGATCTGAAGCACAAGTTCGACGACATGACCGCGGGGTCGCGTGAAGTCGAACGTAGTCACGCCGCAGAGAACTCGGCAGAAAGCGTGAGCGATGAAGTTGTTGCCGGCTCGGCACCCGGCGCGCCTTCCAAAACCCCCGCGCTCGATACCTACACCAGCAATCTCACACAGCGTGCGCGTGAAGGCAAGATCGATCCGGTGATCGGCCGCGAAGGCGAGATTCGCCAGACCATCGACATTCTGATGCGTCGCCGGCAGAACAATCCGATCATGACGGGTGAGGCGGGCGTCGGTAAAACGGCAGTGGTCGAAGGCCTCGCGCTGCGCATTGCGGCTGACGACGTGCCCGCGCCGCTGAAAGGCGTCGCGCTGCACGTGCTCGATATGGGGCTGTTGCAAGCCGGTGCGAGTGTGAAAGGCGAGTTCGAGAACCGCCTGAAGAATGTGATCGACGAGGTGAAGAAGAGCCCGCATCCGATCATTCTGTTTATCGACGAAGCGCATACGATCATCGGCGCCGGTGGCCAGGCCGGGCAGAACGATGCGGCGAATCTGCTGAAGCCGGCCCTGGCGCGCGGCGAATTGCGCACCATCGCGGCGACCACGTGGAGCGAATACAAAAAGTACTTCGAGAAAGATGCGGCGCTGGCGCGGCGTTTCCAGGTCGTGAAGATCGAAGAACCGAGCGAGACGCTCGCGGCGGCGATGTTGCGCGGCATGGCAGCGTTGATGGAAAAGCACTTCAACGTGCGCGTGCTGGACGATGCGATTACCGAAGCGGTGCGTCTGTCGCATCGTTACATCAGCGGCCGGCAACTGCCGGATAAGGCGATCAGCGTGCTCGACACCGCCTGCGCGAAAGTCGCGCTCGCGCATAGCTCGACGCCTGCCGCTATCGACGATACGAAGAAACGGCTCGAGCGCATCGACGCGGAAATCGCCACGCTGGAACGCGAAGTGGCGAGCGGCGCGCTGCACGACGAACGGCTCGCGGAACTGCGCAGCCTGCGTGAAGAAGACGTGAAGGACCTCGCGGAAGACGAAGCGCGCTACGACAAGGAGCGCGCGTTGGTGACGGAGATCATCGGCTTGCGTGCCGAGATCGACGCCGCGCGCGTGAGCAGCGCAGATGCTGCTCAGGCCGACAAGGCACAGCAGGCGCGCGAAACGCTGGCCACGCGTGTTGCGGAATTGCACGCCCTGCAGGGCGGTCAGCCGATGGTCCCTTTGCAGGTGGATGGCCATGTGGTCGCCGAAATCGTCGCTTCATGGACCGGCATTCCGCTCGGCCGCATGATCAAGGACGAAATCCAGACCGTGCTGAATTTGCAGCCGCTGCTGGCCGCTCGCGTGATCGGGCAAGACCACGCACTCGATGCGATCGCGCAACGCGTTCGCACCGCCAGCGCGAGTCTCGAAGATCCGAATAAACCGCGCGGTGTGTTCATGTTCGTCGGACCGTCGGGTGTGGGCAAAACCGAAACCGCGCTCGCGCTTGCGGACGTGCTCTACGGCGGCGAGCGCAAGATGGTCACGATCAACATGAGCGAGTACCAGGAAGCGCACAGCGTGTCCGGCCTGAAGGGCTCACCGCCGGGCTACGTCGGATATGGCGAGGGCGGTGTGCTGACCGAGGCCGTGCGTCGTAATCCATATTCGGTGGTGCTGCTCGACGAAGTGGAAAAGGCGCACCCGGACGTGCTGGAAATGTTCTTCCAGGTGTTCGACAAGGGCACGATGGACGACGCCGAAGGGCGCGAGATCGATTTCCGCAACACGCTGATCATTCTGACCTCGAACGTTGGCTCGCAAGCGGTGATGCAGGCCTGCCTGAACAAAAGCGCCGAAGAACTGCCGGATGCCGACGAACTTGCTGAGACGTTGCGCCCGCAACTGTATAAGGCTTTCAAGCCGGCGTTTCTCGGCCGCATGAAACTGGTGCCGTACTACCCGATCTCAGACGACGTGCTTGCCGAAATCATCGACTTGAAGCTGGAGCGGATTCGCCGTCGCATCGAGTCGAATCACAAGGCGGTGTTCGAGTGGGACGATTCGCTCGTCGACGCCGTGCTGGCGCGTTGCACCGAAGTGGACTCCGGCGCGCGCAACGTCGACCACATTCTGAACGGCACGCTATTGCCCGAAGTCGCGCAGCAGGTGCTCGAGCGCATGGCCAACGGCGCCGCCATCGAACGCATCGCGGTACGTGCGAGCGAAGCGGGCGAGTTCGAATACACGGTTGTGTGA
- a CDS encoding type VI secretion system tube protein Hcp, translating into MKDIYLKFGNPAIKGESADKDHAGWIEIDSWSHSITQPRSATASTAGGHTSERCEHADMQFTKDIDVVSPLIYQHASGGTTFDEVTIDFMRSDGEGNRIKYLEVKLKYVIISSATPSVVGEGLPSEQFSLKYAAVQWKYTQQKIGGNQGGNAQGAWSLTKNDKTYAV; encoded by the coding sequence ATGAAGGACATCTATTTAAAATTCGGCAATCCGGCGATCAAAGGCGAATCTGCCGATAAAGATCATGCTGGCTGGATCGAAATCGATTCGTGGAGCCACTCGATTACGCAACCGCGTTCGGCAACGGCTTCGACGGCGGGCGGTCACACGTCCGAGCGTTGCGAACACGCCGACATGCAGTTCACGAAAGACATCGACGTGGTCAGCCCGCTGATCTATCAACACGCATCGGGCGGCACGACGTTCGACGAAGTGACGATCGACTTCATGCGTTCGGACGGCGAAGGCAATCGCATCAAGTACCTGGAAGTGAAGCTCAAGTACGTGATCATCTCGAGCGCCACGCCGAGCGTGGTCGGCGAAGGCCTGCCGAGCGAACAGTTCTCGCTGAAGTACGCTGCCGTGCAGTGGAAGTACACGCAGCAGAAGATCGGCGGCAACCAGGGCGGCAACGCGCAAGGCGCGTGGAGCCTGACGAAGAACGACAAGACTTACGCGGTCTGA
- the tssA gene encoding type VI secretion system protein TssA encodes MSTNLNTLLDPISEASPCGDDLLFSADFDAIQHARRFEDPSLDQGEWVTDIKEADWPFVVERASNLLQTQTKDLRLAVWLTEALAIEEGVTGLTQGYALLTGLCEKYWDHVHPLPEGDDTEYRLGNVAWLVGRTGDLLRAMPLTSAQGSSFSTIDWDVATHVAQAVKRDPDHADDIARGKPSIEQIEASKRATPPAFYSTLLVDLKAFEAAMLALEQELDRRAADSAPSFRQAKDAYESVYRLAERFARELGVSAEAPPPKVPKPEEQERAEPTFKTSPQREEPVLTTMPTTISPIAGIQSRAQAIAQLRAVAKFFRSTEPHNPAAYLADKAAECADMPLHQWLSSVVKDDGSLAHIRELLGVKPEGNS; translated from the coding sequence ATGTCGACTAATCTGAACACGCTGCTGGATCCGATCAGCGAAGCCTCGCCCTGTGGCGACGACCTGCTGTTTTCAGCGGATTTCGATGCAATCCAGCACGCGCGCCGTTTTGAGGACCCGTCGCTGGATCAGGGTGAATGGGTCACGGATATTAAAGAAGCCGACTGGCCGTTCGTGGTCGAACGCGCGAGCAATCTGCTGCAAACGCAAACGAAAGACCTGCGCCTCGCGGTCTGGCTCACCGAGGCGCTTGCCATCGAAGAGGGCGTGACCGGTCTCACGCAAGGTTATGCGCTGCTGACCGGGCTGTGCGAAAAGTACTGGGATCACGTGCATCCGCTGCCGGAGGGCGACGACACCGAGTACCGCCTCGGCAACGTCGCGTGGCTCGTTGGCCGCACCGGCGATCTGTTGCGGGCGATGCCGCTCACGTCCGCACAAGGCAGCTCGTTTAGCACGATCGATTGGGACGTGGCCACGCATGTCGCGCAAGCGGTCAAGCGCGATCCGGATCACGCTGACGATATCGCGCGCGGCAAGCCTTCCATCGAGCAGATCGAGGCGTCGAAACGCGCCACACCGCCGGCGTTCTATTCGACGCTGCTGGTCGATCTGAAAGCGTTCGAAGCGGCAATGCTCGCGCTCGAACAGGAACTGGACCGGCGTGCGGCCGATTCGGCGCCGAGCTTCCGTCAGGCGAAAGATGCGTATGAGAGCGTCTACCGGCTGGCGGAACGCTTCGCGCGTGAACTGGGCGTCAGCGCTGAAGCGCCGCCGCCGAAAGTGCCGAAGCCGGAAGAACAAGAACGCGCCGAGCCTACCTTCAAGACTTCACCGCAACGCGAGGAACCCGTGTTGACGACCATGCCGACCACGATCAGCCCGATTGCAGGAATCCAGAGCCGTGCGCAAGCCATCGCGCAGTTGCGAGCCGTGGCCAAATTCTTTCGCAGCACCGAGCCCCACAATCCGGCCGCTTACCTCGCCGACAAGGCGGCGGAATGCGCGGATATGCCTTTGCATCAGTGGCTTTCGTCGGTCGTGAAAGACGATGGGTCGCTCGCGCATATTCGCGAACTGCTGGGCGTGAAGCCTGAGGGAAATAGCTAG